In Daphnia magna isolate NIES linkage group LG7, ASM2063170v1.1, whole genome shotgun sequence, a single genomic region encodes these proteins:
- the LOC116927723 gene encoding homeobox protein B-H1, with amino-acid sequence MTVDIGLSPASALDVNLLSVTLKKNGKNKMTVTREHSTADDYAVDQKQQQKLHKQSEAAEEPKGNPDRAVMSSATSPNVTGTSAVSTSAGSTLTSAASQATSRPKFMITDILRNDSGPAASVAYASIPQQQQQQQQQQQPQQPQAPPSMPPHPFYQFNLAAAAAAAAAYGFNPAGMMPPLHQFLVGHHQQHPHHPHHPQMPVMMPSGMLVAHSAESSPRDLSFKRSAAAANFGADRTEDDEDEFVDPDGSDHDRDSPIGKADLMLTDDESDISKNDDEDGDKSNNGGGGGGSGHRHNHSGSTASESGDGPGNKSSSGMSKKARKARTAFTDHQLQTLEKSFERQKYLSVQDRLELAAKLGLTDTQVKTWYQNRRTKWKRQTAVGLELLSEAGNYASLQRMYGGGNGYGWPYGPMSQGPPPGPPNSAAAAAAAAASMDLYYRQAAAAAALQKPLSYRLYPGQQQQQGSGGGPMHSGHHVGVPAGSSGSPISTSSPLPSHHPYPAGLSPLLNSATSASAGLSSLAAASAAITSQLYPGNNNGINNRAESS; translated from the exons ATGACAGTTGACATTGGACTCTCGCCAGCATCAGCATTGGACGTGAATCTGCTCAGCGTGACATTGAAGAAGAACGGCAAGAATAAGATGACGGTGACTCGTGAACATTCGACTGCCGACGACTACGCAGTCGATCAGAAACAACAGCAGAAACTACACAAACAATCGGAGGCAGCCGAGGAGCCTAAAGGCAACCCAGATCGTGCCGTTATGTCGTCGGCTACGTCACCCAATGTCACCGGCACGTCGGCCGTGTCCACGTCGGCAGGATCGACCCTGACGTCGGCCGCATCGCAGGCCACCAGCCGGCCAAAGTTTATGATTACAGACATTCTTCGTAATGACAGTGGTCCCGCAGCGAGTGTCGCTTACGCATCGATTcctcagcaacaacaacaacaacaacaacaacaacaacctcaACAGCCGCAAGCGCCTCCCAGTATGCCGCCTCACCCGTTTTATCAGTTCAATTTGGCGGCAGCTGCGGCCGCTGCGGCCGCCTACGGATTCAATCCGGCCGGCATGATGCCGCCTCTTCATCAGTTCTTGGTGGGTCATCACCAACAGCATCCTCATCATCCGCATCACCCCCAGATGCCCGTCATGATGCCATCGGGCATGTTGGTGGCCCACTCGGCCGAGTCGTCCCCACGCGACTTGTCCTTCAAACGATCGGCGGCCGCCGCCAATTTCGGGGCCGATCGAACCGAAGACGACGAAGATGAATTCGTCGATCCCGACGGTTCGGATCACGACCGCGACAGCCCGATCGGCAAGGCCGATCTGATGCTCACCGACGACGAATCGGATATCT CTAAAAACGACGATGAAGATGGCGACAAGAGCAACAACGGAGGCGGCGGAGGTGGTAGCGGCCACCGTCACAACCACAGCGGGAGCACGGCCAGCGAGAGCGGCGACGGCCCCGGCAATAAATCGTCGTCGGGAATGAGCAAAAAAGCGAGAAAAGCCCGGACGGCGTTCACCGATCATCAATTGCAGACGCTAGAGAAGAGTTTCGAACGCCAGAAATACCTCAGCGTTCAGGACCGGCTCGAACTGGCCGCTAAACTCGGACTGACCGACACCCAAGTGAAAACTTGGTACCAAAATCGCAG AACCAAATGGAAACGACAAACGGCCGTCGGCTTGGAACTATTATCCGAGGCGGGCAACTACGCCAGTTTGCAGAGGATGTACGGCGGAGGAAACGGCTATGGTTGGCCTTACGGTCCCATGTCGCAAGGACCGCCTCCAGGACCGCCCAACTCAGCGGCAGCCGCCGCTGCAGCCGCCGCCTCGATGGACCTTTACTACCGTCAAGCGGCCGCTGCAGCCGCACTTCAAAAGCCGCTTTCCTATCGGCTCTATCCCggccagcaacagcaacagggAAGCGGAGGAGGACCTATGCATTCTGGACATCACGTCGGTGTCCCAGCCGGTTCATCTGGCAGTCCCATCTCGACCTCGTCGCCATTACCCAGCCATCACCCTTACCCAGCCGGATTGAGTCCTCTCCTGAATTCCGCCACGTCCGCATCGGCAGGGCTTAGCTCTTTAGCCGCCGCATCGGCAGCCATCACGTCTCAGCTCTATCCGGGCAACAACAACGGCATTAATAACAGAGCCGAGTCGTCGTAA